Proteins encoded by one window of Streptomyces clavuligerus:
- a CDS encoding terpene synthase family protein translates to MASTHVGHTSMEYLPTPAQCAPLSVLALQLLADLQAWTAKHPRVKATPVAAMALSTATISPWRTLHELRWCARICVWAYALDDYTEDEAVTETQLDEILTRCSAVVRTGVPDTAHPLLDALSEIQEQFSRFPLYPALADLWTDRFDRCMQGLRYDWRTGHARSQCPGQEFPVADYLEHKDSSLVWTTHMPRWISSTDPCLPSRLDALVPALDDFATAVRLANDLGTIGWESGQNGQNNVFMYGVTPDWVRRERDARVTAGRARLAPLLAENNPAAIESVRLAEWAVAFYDLADFRDAHTSRPTPAEDAAPG, encoded by the coding sequence ATGGCATCGACCCACGTCGGACACACCTCGATGGAGTACCTGCCCACCCCGGCCCAGTGCGCGCCCCTCAGCGTACTCGCCCTGCAATTGCTGGCCGACCTGCAAGCGTGGACCGCGAAGCATCCGCGGGTGAAGGCCACCCCCGTGGCAGCCATGGCGCTGTCCACAGCGACGATCAGCCCGTGGCGAACCCTCCACGAGCTGCGCTGGTGCGCCCGCATCTGTGTCTGGGCGTACGCCCTGGACGACTACACAGAGGACGAAGCCGTCACGGAGACACAACTGGACGAGATACTCACCCGTTGCAGTGCGGTCGTGCGTACGGGCGTACCCGACACCGCGCACCCCCTGCTCGATGCCTTGTCCGAGATCCAGGAGCAGTTCTCCCGTTTCCCGCTGTACCCGGCGCTGGCGGATCTGTGGACCGACAGGTTCGACCGCTGTATGCAGGGATTGCGCTACGACTGGCGAACCGGGCACGCACGGTCGCAGTGCCCCGGCCAAGAGTTTCCCGTGGCGGACTACTTGGAGCACAAGGACAGCTCCCTTGTATGGACCACGCACATGCCCCGGTGGATCTCCTCCACGGACCCGTGCCTGCCCAGCCGCCTGGACGCCCTGGTACCAGCCCTCGATGACTTCGCCACCGCCGTACGGCTCGCCAACGACCTGGGCACCATCGGCTGGGAGAGCGGCCAGAACGGCCAGAACAACGTCTTCATGTACGGCGTCACCCCTGACTGGGTGCGTCGTGAGCGCGACGCCCGCGTGACCGCCGGCCGCGCCCGGCTCGCGCCCTTGCTCGCCGAGAACAATCCTGCCGCCATCGAATCGGTCCGCCTCGCCGAATGGGCCGTGGCCTTTTACGACCTCGCAGACTTCCGCGACGCACACACCTCGCGTCCAACCCCCGCGGAAGACGCCGCACCAGGGTGA
- a CDS encoding cytochrome P450 codes for MTTQKHDSSTTGNFTTGRAPGALPLIGHAGHLMRRPITFLESLSTYGDLVEIRIGTQRAYVPCHPELLRQVLTDDRTFDKGGVIIERFRSVLGNGLGTCPHSDHRRQRRLMQPAFSKARLEEYSAVMRQEITALSGSWQEGQEIDAFAVLYGLGLRVVVRTLLSSDLDDPTVEQVRHSFERTLHEFLPRTIIPQQIQQLPLAVNRRYHQELQALDEVVNRIIADCRDAGLERGGLLATLTASHAGGGVPMDDSEIHDQVITMLLGGSESTGTTLTWALYLLSQHPEIEMRLHEEVDTVLNGRPADWNDLPNLSLTHNIITETLRLYPPGWLLSRTTTKEVELAGTRMAPDTTIVFSPHVIQRQGDIHGCPDVFDPDRWSPDRTADLPRGNFVSFGGGPRKCIGDTFGEVQSTLALSTIAARWKMECAPGSDIRPVAFDFAYRPRRLILRPRLR; via the coding sequence ATGACCACGCAGAAGCATGACTCGTCGACAACAGGCAACTTCACCACCGGACGCGCCCCGGGAGCACTGCCACTGATCGGCCATGCAGGACATCTGATGCGACGTCCCATCACATTCCTGGAGTCGTTGTCGACATACGGCGATCTGGTGGAGATTCGCATCGGGACACAACGGGCGTATGTGCCGTGCCACCCGGAGCTCCTCCGGCAGGTGCTGACCGATGATCGCACCTTCGACAAGGGCGGAGTGATCATCGAAAGGTTCCGAAGCGTCCTGGGCAACGGCTTGGGAACGTGCCCGCACAGTGATCATCGTCGGCAGCGCCGGCTCATGCAGCCCGCCTTCAGCAAGGCAAGGCTGGAGGAATACTCGGCGGTGATGCGGCAGGAGATCACCGCCCTGTCCGGCTCCTGGCAGGAAGGTCAGGAAATCGATGCGTTCGCTGTACTCTACGGCCTGGGCCTGCGCGTAGTCGTACGCACTCTGCTCTCGTCCGACCTCGACGACCCCACGGTGGAGCAGGTACGCCACTCCTTCGAGAGGACGCTGCATGAATTCCTCCCACGGACGATCATTCCGCAGCAGATACAACAGTTGCCTCTTGCCGTGAACCGCCGCTACCACCAGGAGCTCCAAGCTCTTGATGAGGTGGTGAACCGCATCATCGCGGACTGCCGAGATGCCGGGCTGGAGCGGGGAGGTCTGCTGGCGACGTTGACTGCGAGCCATGCGGGCGGCGGGGTTCCCATGGACGACTCGGAGATCCACGACCAGGTCATCACCATGCTGCTGGGCGGGTCCGAAAGCACGGGCACCACCCTGACATGGGCCCTGTACCTGCTGTCCCAGCACCCTGAGATCGAAATGCGGCTCCACGAAGAAGTGGACACCGTCCTGAACGGCAGACCTGCCGACTGGAACGACCTGCCCAACCTATCGCTCACCCACAACATCATTACCGAAACACTGCGCCTCTACCCTCCAGGGTGGCTGTTGTCACGCACCACCACCAAAGAGGTGGAGCTGGCCGGAACACGAATGGCCCCTGACACCACGATCGTATTCAGTCCGCATGTCATCCAGCGCCAAGGTGACATTCATGGCTGCCCAGACGTCTTCGACCCCGACCGTTGGTCACCGGACCGCACGGCGGATCTGCCCCGCGGAAATTTCGTATCATTCGGCGGCGGTCCACGCAAATGCATTGGTGACACTTTCGGGGAAGTGCAGAGCACCCTTGCGCTTTCCACCATCGCAGCCCGATGGAAAATGGAATGCGCCCCTGGGTCGGATATCCGCCCCGTGGCATTCGACTTCGCTTACCGCCCGCGTCGGCTCATCCTCCGACCGCGCCTGCGCTGA
- a CDS encoding Lrp/AsnC family transcriptional regulator, whose translation MDEMDRSILAVLEQHGRISNSELADRVGLSPSPCLRRVRRLEDEGVIRGYRAVIDPAATGRGLRVFAGVRLIRHTRPDVAAFERGITRLPAVVACHHITGNFDYLLQVEVADLPAYEDFHAHQLATLPGVATVTSYVTMKTLTADPT comes from the coding sequence ATGGACGAGATGGACCGGTCGATTCTGGCCGTGCTCGAACAGCACGGGCGCATCAGCAACAGCGAACTCGCCGACCGGGTCGGGCTGTCGCCCTCCCCCTGTCTGCGGCGCGTGCGCCGGCTGGAGGACGAAGGCGTCATCCGCGGCTACCGGGCGGTCATCGACCCCGCCGCGACGGGCCGTGGCCTGCGGGTCTTCGCGGGCGTCCGGCTGATCCGCCACACCCGCCCGGACGTGGCCGCGTTCGAGCGCGGGATCACCCGGCTGCCCGCGGTCGTCGCCTGCCACCACATCACCGGCAATTTCGACTATCTGCTCCAGGTCGAGGTGGCCGACCTGCCCGCCTACGAGGACTTCCACGCCCACCAGTTGGCCACGCTGCCCGGCGTGGCCACCGTGACCAGCTACGTCACCATGAAAACCCTCACCGCGGACCCCACCTGA
- a CDS encoding trans-sulfuration enzyme family protein — translation MPGRSTITVHADREVHPRRAVAPPIHQTAAFSAEDAQTFADAAVERRGSDFYTRFGNPNHAQVAAVVAALENTEAAMVTASGMAALTTAVLALVSAGDHVIGQRSTYGGTASVLLNLLPRLGVSTTLVDQTDPDAFANALTPRTRLILVETPSNPLLRITDLRAVAGPARAHNVVTMADNTFATPLNQRPADFGIDLVWHSATKYLNGHADVSAGVLAGPAELLDRVWNVGLLTGATLGPVDAWLLLRGLRTLPLRVPRHNANGQALAQALSKHPAVAGVHYPGLASHPQHRLATDQMSGFGGVLGIEFTGGFETADAFLGALQYPRRSAGLGGVESLAVHPASMWRGMLSEQQIGEAVPPGLIRLAAGIEDTADLVADVLAAADAVSATDTKEPVR, via the coding sequence ATGCCGGGCAGGAGCACCATCACCGTTCACGCCGATCGCGAGGTCCATCCCCGCAGGGCCGTGGCACCGCCGATCCACCAGACGGCGGCGTTCTCGGCCGAGGACGCACAGACGTTCGCCGATGCGGCGGTCGAGCGCCGGGGCTCGGACTTCTACACCCGCTTCGGCAACCCGAACCACGCCCAGGTCGCCGCCGTCGTCGCCGCACTGGAGAACACCGAGGCGGCCATGGTCACCGCGTCCGGGATGGCGGCGCTCACCACCGCCGTGCTGGCCCTGGTGTCCGCCGGCGACCATGTCATCGGGCAGCGGTCCACCTACGGCGGCACGGCATCGGTGCTGCTGAACCTGCTGCCGCGCCTCGGCGTATCGACCACCCTGGTGGACCAGACCGACCCGGACGCCTTCGCGAACGCACTGACCCCGCGGACCCGCCTGATCCTGGTGGAAACCCCGAGCAACCCCCTGCTGCGGATCACCGACCTGCGCGCCGTCGCCGGGCCGGCCCGCGCGCACAACGTCGTGACCATGGCGGACAACACCTTCGCCACGCCCCTGAACCAGCGACCGGCGGACTTCGGCATCGACCTGGTCTGGCACAGCGCCACCAAGTACCTCAACGGTCATGCGGACGTCTCCGCCGGAGTGCTGGCCGGGCCGGCGGAGTTGCTGGACCGCGTCTGGAACGTGGGCCTGCTCACCGGTGCCACGCTCGGCCCCGTCGACGCGTGGCTGCTCCTGCGCGGCCTGCGGACCCTGCCGCTGCGGGTGCCCCGGCACAACGCCAACGGACAAGCGCTCGCCCAGGCCCTGAGCAAGCACCCGGCCGTGGCCGGGGTCCACTATCCCGGCCTGGCGTCCCACCCTCAGCACCGGCTGGCCACCGACCAGATGAGCGGCTTCGGCGGGGTCCTCGGGATCGAGTTCACCGGCGGATTCGAGACGGCCGACGCCTTCCTCGGGGCGCTCCAGTACCCGCGCCGGTCGGCCGGCCTCGGCGGCGTGGAATCACTCGCCGTGCACCCCGCGTCCATGTGGCGCGGAATGCTCAGTGAGCAACAGATCGGCGAAGCGGTCCCGCCCGGACTGATACGGCTGGCCGCGGGCATCGAGGACACGGCCGACCTGGTGGCCGACGTCCTCGCCGCCGCCGACGCGGTGTCCGCCACCGACACGAAGGAGCCCGTCCGATGA
- a CDS encoding amidohydrolase family protein, whose protein sequence is MKILLSGGTVVSMDPAVGDLVRGDVLIENGVITGVDECLDAPDAEIIDATDRIVMPGFVDNHRHTWQTAFRGIGADWTFPEWALALHGILKPHYRPEDVYAATLLGRLEALHSGVTTMLDWHHVARTPQHVDAAVAALRDAPGRSVFCLGAGWGTPDPVDTEVRRVHRKLSGDKRVTLAVGLRGPDDTGMPTVARELALAAELGLRTSLHIASDGTQRPVADLREHGLLRDTTTFVHANGVSDEELRMLADAGSSVSISPDVELKMGFGHPVTGRALAAGLRPTLSTDDVPSAAGDLFSTMRTAFAVQRGLDGGLRSRDLLEFATVDAAHSCGLGHRTGSITPGKDADLVLLRTDDPTVFPVTDPVATIVSAGHPGLVDTVLAAGRVVKRDGALVGVDLPGLRARLLASRNRIARAAGIPLDGTWRPRPEPEE, encoded by the coding sequence ATGAAAATCCTCCTCAGCGGCGGCACCGTGGTCAGCATGGACCCGGCCGTCGGCGACCTCGTCCGCGGTGACGTGCTGATCGAGAACGGCGTGATCACCGGGGTGGACGAATGCCTCGACGCCCCGGACGCCGAGATCATCGACGCGACCGACCGGATCGTCATGCCCGGCTTCGTCGACAACCACCGCCACACCTGGCAGACCGCGTTCCGCGGCATCGGCGCGGACTGGACGTTCCCCGAGTGGGCGCTCGCCCTGCACGGCATCCTCAAACCCCACTACCGGCCCGAGGATGTCTACGCCGCCACCCTCCTCGGCCGCCTGGAGGCCCTGCACTCCGGCGTGACCACCATGCTGGACTGGCACCATGTCGCGCGGACGCCCCAGCATGTGGACGCCGCCGTCGCCGCGCTGCGCGACGCGCCGGGACGGTCGGTCTTCTGCCTCGGCGCGGGATGGGGCACCCCCGACCCGGTCGACACCGAGGTCCGCCGCGTCCACCGCAAGCTGTCCGGCGACAAGCGGGTCACCCTGGCAGTGGGGCTGCGCGGCCCCGACGACACCGGCATGCCCACCGTCGCCAGGGAGCTGGCACTCGCGGCCGAACTCGGCCTGCGCACCAGCCTCCACATCGCCTCCGACGGGACACAGCGTCCGGTGGCCGATCTGCGCGAGCACGGCCTGCTGCGGGACACCACCACGTTCGTCCACGCCAACGGCGTCAGCGACGAAGAACTGCGGATGCTCGCCGACGCCGGCAGCTCCGTGTCGATCAGCCCCGACGTCGAACTGAAGATGGGCTTCGGACACCCCGTCACCGGCAGGGCGCTCGCCGCCGGCCTGCGCCCCACGCTCTCCACCGACGACGTCCCCTCGGCCGCCGGCGACCTGTTCTCCACCATGCGCACCGCGTTCGCCGTACAGCGCGGCCTGGACGGCGGACTGCGCTCCCGCGACCTGCTGGAGTTCGCCACCGTCGACGCCGCCCACTCCTGCGGACTCGGCCACCGGACGGGCAGCATCACCCCCGGCAAGGACGCCGACCTCGTCCTCCTGCGCACCGACGACCCGACCGTGTTCCCGGTCACCGACCCGGTCGCCACCATCGTCAGCGCCGGCCACCCCGGCCTGGTCGACACCGTCCTCGCCGCCGGACGCGTGGTCAAACGCGATGGCGCACTGGTGGGGGTCGACCTGCCGGGGCTCAGGGCCCGACTGCTCGCCTCACGGAACCGGATCGCCAGGGCCGCCGGCATTCCCCTCGACGGCACCTGGCGCCCACGCCCCGAACCGGAGGAGTAG
- a CDS encoding PA14 domain-containing protein, which translates to MNPARRTTAAAATAVVLATAGTLLSTTAPAAAAPVSCASPAFTREFFANTTFSGRPRATDCDSAIDQNWRAGAPASGLPRDNFGVRWSVTRDFGSGGPFTLRADAQDGIRVHLDGVRRIDLWSNVSSTRGKTVNLTVPAGKHTLRVDFVNWTGNADVDFTYTPRTSASVDKVEPLAPRGASAAYDKGTRRTRVAWSKSPEMDLAGYRVYRRAQGASFGTRPLATTTSTSYSDTTVPATGATYLYEVRAYDRAGNESAGTADQSVVTTDRTPPPAPAAPTALSEYDGIRLTWPTDPAAASYRVYRATGTNGAFTRIADTARGTHLDTRAADAATHTYRITALDRAGNESGRSAPVSVFRRDLTAPPAVTGLRVTPTGYGFALTWDASRAPDAKTYVVHWGELMGDEEEQICYGSPVEYLAAGTTSHDYLTLPDGDEVCFFVDVLDTAGNSSLRQTGTAHAVTATEIDTTPGVPTPEGSPLRVTAHGAGGTEGNTVSWSGLDPSSPQAARGYRVHRWNPVTARYEKIADIASGTSYTDTRAGRGTTSYYWVTAVAADGTESLPAGDWAVSAPAR; encoded by the coding sequence ATGAACCCAGCCAGACGCACGACTGCCGCGGCCGCCACCGCCGTCGTGCTCGCCACCGCCGGAACGCTGCTCAGCACGACCGCCCCGGCCGCCGCCGCTCCCGTGAGCTGCGCCTCTCCCGCCTTCACCCGGGAGTTCTTCGCGAACACCACCTTCTCCGGAAGGCCGCGGGCAACGGACTGCGACAGCGCGATCGACCAGAACTGGCGGGCCGGAGCCCCCGCGTCCGGCCTGCCGAGGGACAACTTCGGGGTCCGCTGGTCCGTGACCCGGGACTTCGGCTCCGGCGGCCCCTTCACCCTCCGGGCCGATGCGCAGGACGGCATCCGGGTCCACCTCGACGGGGTCCGCAGGATCGACCTGTGGAGCAATGTCTCCAGCACCCGCGGGAAGACGGTGAACCTCACCGTCCCCGCCGGAAAGCACACCCTCCGCGTCGACTTCGTCAACTGGACCGGGAACGCCGACGTCGACTTCACCTACACGCCGCGCACCTCCGCGAGCGTGGACAAGGTCGAGCCGCTCGCCCCCCGGGGCGCCTCGGCGGCGTACGACAAGGGCACCCGCCGGACCAGGGTGGCCTGGTCGAAGAGCCCGGAGATGGACCTCGCCGGGTACCGCGTCTACCGCCGGGCGCAGGGCGCCTCCTTCGGCACCCGCCCCCTCGCCACCACCACCTCGACGTCGTACAGCGACACCACCGTGCCCGCCACCGGTGCCACCTACCTCTACGAGGTCCGCGCGTACGACAGGGCCGGGAACGAGTCGGCGGGCACCGCAGACCAGTCGGTCGTCACCACCGACCGGACCCCGCCCCCGGCCCCCGCGGCGCCCACCGCCCTGTCGGAGTACGACGGCATCCGGCTCACCTGGCCGACGGACCCCGCGGCGGCCTCGTACCGGGTCTACCGGGCGACGGGGACGAACGGCGCGTTCACCCGGATCGCCGACACGGCCCGGGGCACCCATCTGGACACCCGGGCCGCCGACGCCGCCACCCACACCTACCGGATCACCGCGCTGGACCGGGCGGGCAACGAGTCCGGCCGCTCCGCCCCGGTCAGCGTCTTCCGCAGGGACCTCACCGCGCCCCCGGCCGTCACCGGGCTGCGTGTCACCCCGACCGGGTACGGCTTCGCCCTGACGTGGGACGCGAGCCGCGCGCCCGACGCCAAGACCTATGTGGTCCATTGGGGAGAACTCATGGGCGACGAGGAGGAACAGATCTGCTACGGCAGCCCCGTGGAGTACCTGGCGGCCGGTACCACCTCCCACGACTACCTCACCCTCCCCGACGGGGACGAGGTCTGCTTCTTCGTCGACGTCCTGGACACCGCCGGGAACTCGTCCCTGCGGCAGACCGGCACGGCCCACGCCGTGACCGCGACGGAGATCGACACCACACCGGGCGTTCCGACCCCCGAGGGCTCCCCCCTGCGGGTCACCGCGCACGGGGCCGGGGGCACCGAGGGCAACACGGTGTCGTGGAGCGGCCTCGACCCCTCCTCCCCGCAGGCCGCGCGCGGCTACCGGGTGCACCGGTGGAACCCCGTGACGGCCCGGTACGAGAAGATCGCCGATATCGCGAGCGGCACCTCCTACACCGACACCCGGGCCGGGCGGGGCACCACCTCGTACTACTGGGTGACGGCCGTGGCCGCCGACGGCACCGAGTCCCTTCCCGCGGGGGACTGGGCCGTCTCCGCACCGGCGCGCTGA
- a CDS encoding phosphatase PAP2 family protein produces the protein MAVGTGTGGPGGTTGWREPVLLPPPLRVWLGPVVVLAALALGVLGVLYAGDGRSGGVDGWLRSAVGDARPLWRRVALAVDFLAEPAGAAVLVVAAVTGCLLLRRPRAAVLAVVGPGLAVGTTTLLKPLVGRTIHGVHLSFPSGHTAFLTAFALVVALLVAGRRGLGAAAGTSLVLASALLAGAAMGWAQIALDAHHPTDVLGGWCAALVVVPVSAWLVDRVSGARGRERR, from the coding sequence ATGGCTGTCGGTACCGGCACGGGTGGGCCGGGCGGGACGACCGGGTGGCGGGAGCCGGTTCTGCTGCCCCCGCCGCTGCGGGTGTGGCTCGGGCCGGTCGTGGTCCTCGCCGCGCTGGCGCTCGGGGTGCTCGGGGTCCTGTACGCCGGTGACGGCCGGTCCGGCGGGGTCGACGGGTGGCTCCGGTCGGCGGTGGGCGACGCCCGGCCGCTGTGGCGGCGGGTCGCGCTGGCGGTGGACTTCCTGGCGGAGCCCGCCGGGGCGGCGGTGCTGGTCGTGGCCGCCGTGACCGGGTGCCTGCTGCTGCGGCGACCGCGCGCGGCGGTGCTCGCCGTGGTCGGCCCCGGTCTGGCCGTGGGGACGACGACGCTGCTCAAGCCCCTGGTGGGTCGCACCATCCATGGCGTGCACCTGTCGTTCCCGAGCGGGCACACCGCCTTCCTCACCGCGTTCGCCCTCGTGGTGGCGCTGCTCGTGGCCGGCCGGCGCGGCCTCGGCGCGGCGGCCGGGACGTCGCTCGTGCTCGCCTCGGCGCTGCTCGCCGGCGCGGCCATGGGCTGGGCGCAGATCGCGCTGGACGCGCACCACCCGACCGATGTCCTCGGTGGCTGGTGCGCGGCGCTGGTGGTGGTGCCGGTGTCGGCGTGGCTGGTCGACCGGGTGTCCGGCGCTCGTGGGCGGGAGCGCCGCTGA
- a CDS encoding glutamate-1-semialdehyde 2,1-aminomutase, with amino-acid sequence MTTEEFHLPRSRQANERLHALVPGGAHTYAKGDDQYPENLAPVISHGRGAHVWDIDGNRYVEYGSGLRSVSLGHAHPRVVEAVRRELDRGSNFVRPSIVELDAAERFLATVPTAEMVKFAKNGSDATTAAVRLARAVTGRPRAAVCGDHPFFSVDDWFIGTTPMSAGIPAAATERTVAFPYGDLAATEDLLTRYRGEVACLILEPAGHTEPPPGYLAGLRELADRHGCVLIFDEMITGFRWSEAGAQGLYGVVPDLSTFGKALGNGFAVAALAGRRDLMERGGLRHPGDRVFLLSTTHGAETHALAAAMAVLTTYTEEGVTARLHALGERLAAGVRSAAAGMGVADHLVVRGRASNLVFATLDENGKPSQRYRTLFLRRLLAGGVLAPSFVVSSALSDEDIDRTVETVAQACAVYRKALDAADPTPWLAGRPVKPVFRRRA; translated from the coding sequence GTGACCACCGAAGAGTTCCACCTGCCCCGGTCACGGCAGGCGAACGAGCGACTGCACGCCCTGGTCCCCGGAGGCGCGCACACCTACGCCAAGGGCGACGACCAGTACCCCGAGAACCTGGCTCCGGTCATCAGCCACGGCCGCGGCGCCCATGTATGGGACATCGACGGCAACCGCTATGTCGAATACGGCTCCGGCCTGCGGTCCGTCAGCCTCGGCCACGCCCACCCGCGCGTCGTCGAGGCGGTGCGGCGGGAACTCGACCGCGGCAGCAACTTCGTCCGGCCGTCCATCGTGGAACTCGACGCCGCGGAACGTTTCCTGGCCACCGTGCCCACCGCCGAGATGGTGAAGTTCGCGAAGAACGGCTCCGACGCCACCACCGCCGCGGTGCGCCTCGCCCGCGCCGTCACCGGGCGCCCGAGAGCGGCCGTCTGCGGGGACCACCCGTTCTTCTCCGTCGACGACTGGTTCATCGGCACCACCCCGATGTCCGCCGGTATCCCCGCGGCGGCCACCGAACGCACCGTGGCCTTCCCCTACGGTGACCTGGCCGCGACGGAGGACCTGCTCACCCGGTACCGGGGCGAGGTCGCCTGCCTGATCCTCGAACCCGCAGGACACACCGAACCGCCCCCCGGATACCTCGCGGGCCTGCGCGAACTGGCCGACCGGCACGGCTGCGTCCTGATCTTCGACGAGATGATCACCGGCTTCCGCTGGTCCGAGGCGGGCGCCCAGGGGTTGTACGGCGTCGTCCCCGACCTCTCCACCTTCGGCAAGGCCCTCGGCAACGGGTTCGCCGTCGCCGCGCTCGCCGGACGCCGCGACCTCATGGAACGGGGCGGGCTGCGCCACCCCGGCGACCGGGTGTTCCTGCTGTCCACCACACACGGCGCGGAAACCCACGCGCTGGCCGCCGCGATGGCGGTGCTCACCACCTACACCGAGGAAGGTGTCACCGCGCGGCTCCACGCCCTCGGCGAGCGGCTGGCCGCCGGTGTCCGCTCCGCCGCCGCGGGCATGGGCGTCGCCGACCACCTCGTCGTCCGGGGCCGGGCCAGCAATCTGGTCTTCGCCACCCTCGACGAGAACGGGAAACCGTCGCAGCGGTACCGCACCCTGTTCCTGCGCCGCCTGCTCGCGGGCGGGGTGCTCGCCCCGTCGTTCGTGGTGAGCAGCGCGCTCAGCGACGAGGACATCGACCGCACCGTCGAGACCGTGGCCCAGGCGTGCGCGGTGTACCGGAAGGCGCTCGACGCCGCCGACCCCACACCCTGGCTGGCCGGACGGCCGGTGAAACCCGTCTTCCGCCGCCGGGCGTGA
- a CDS encoding polysaccharide pyruvyl transferase family protein, with the protein MRAATAPPVRVGVFGLLGSGNLGNDGSLEAVLGYLRAEHPEAVVDALCGGPETVAARYRIPATRLHWYRGEYRTASRAGAIAGKGLGKLVDACRTAAWVRRHDVVIVPGMGVLEATLPLRPWGFPYALFLLCASGRLLRTRVALVGVGAAAIGSRPTRALVRWSARLAAHRSYRDTLSRDAIRAMGVDTAHDEVCPDLAFALPVPRVATVPGRVCVGVMAFHGGDDDRARAEEIHRRYLDGTTRFVRALARDGREVRLLTGDAVDAPVVAAILGAVDSPLVTAAETATLADLMKETAAADTVVATRYHNLVCALKTGTPTLALSYAAKSEALMDRMGLGAHCHPARAVDAGRLLAQFREVERTAAELRRTLAERNRTAARHLDRHFTALTAALFPTTGPAPDPDPDPSPSHALRETP; encoded by the coding sequence ATGAGGGCCGCGACCGCGCCCCCGGTGCGCGTCGGGGTGTTCGGCCTGCTCGGCTCCGGCAACCTCGGCAACGACGGCTCGCTGGAGGCCGTGCTCGGGTACCTCCGCGCCGAACACCCCGAAGCCGTCGTGGACGCGCTGTGCGGCGGCCCCGAGACCGTCGCCGCCCGGTACCGGATCCCCGCCACCCGGCTGCACTGGTACCGGGGGGAGTACCGGACCGCCTCGCGCGCGGGCGCGATCGCGGGCAAGGGCCTCGGCAAACTCGTCGACGCCTGCCGCACGGCCGCCTGGGTGCGCCGCCACGACGTGGTGATCGTCCCGGGCATGGGCGTCCTGGAGGCCACCCTGCCGCTGCGGCCGTGGGGCTTCCCGTACGCGCTGTTCCTGCTCTGCGCGAGCGGCAGGCTGCTGCGCACCCGGGTCGCGCTGGTCGGTGTCGGCGCCGCCGCGATCGGCAGCAGACCCACCCGGGCCCTGGTGCGCTGGTCGGCGCGGCTGGCCGCCCACCGCTCCTACCGGGACACCCTGTCCCGCGACGCGATCCGGGCGATGGGCGTGGACACCGCGCACGACGAGGTCTGCCCGGACCTCGCCTTCGCCCTGCCGGTGCCGCGGGTCGCCACCGTCCCGGGCCGGGTCTGCGTCGGCGTCATGGCCTTCCACGGCGGCGACGACGACCGCGCCCGCGCCGAGGAGATCCACCGGCGCTACCTCGACGGAACGACCCGCTTCGTGCGCGCCCTGGCCCGGGACGGCAGAGAGGTCCGGCTGCTCACCGGCGACGCGGTCGACGCCCCGGTGGTCGCCGCGATCCTCGGCGCGGTCGACTCACCGCTCGTCACCGCCGCCGAGACGGCCACACTGGCCGACCTGATGAAGGAGACGGCGGCTGCCGACACCGTGGTCGCGACCCGCTACCACAACCTGGTCTGCGCGCTGAAGACCGGCACACCGACCCTCGCCCTCAGCTACGCGGCGAAGAGCGAGGCGCTCATGGACCGGATGGGGCTGGGCGCCCACTGCCACCCGGCCCGCGCGGTCGACGCCGGTCGACTGCTCGCGCAGTTCCGGGAAGTGGAACGCACCGCGGCGGAGCTGCGACGGACCCTCGCCGAACGGAACCGGACCGCCGCCCGCCACCTCGACCGGCACTTCACCGCGTTGACCGCGGCCCTCTTCCCGACGACCGGCCCCGCCCCCGACCCCGACCCCGACCCGAGCCCCAGCCACGCCCTGCGGGAGACCCCATGA